Proteins encoded within one genomic window of Kibdelosporangium phytohabitans:
- a CDS encoding TetR/AcrR family transcriptional regulator: MLVWERPEPPDRPVPAPLSRERIVKAAIQLADADGLDAVSLRKVAAELDVGPMRLYGYIATKEELLDLMVDAVYAGVQPTGDSWREVLISLAETTRQAAQQHEWLADLLGGRPQLGPNTLATGDAVLAAMGGVDLDIVVPAVAAVNAYVNGAIRREITERRAERASGMDKRQWQTTFGPYLQRLFATGRFPALAAVVHDGPHLDADQTFRAGLDFVLDGIEARVSR; this comes from the coding sequence ATGTTGGTGTGGGAACGGCCGGAGCCGCCGGATCGACCGGTGCCTGCCCCGCTGAGCCGGGAACGGATCGTCAAAGCCGCGATCCAGCTCGCCGACGCGGACGGCCTGGACGCGGTGTCGCTGCGCAAGGTCGCCGCGGAGCTGGACGTCGGCCCGATGCGGCTGTACGGCTACATCGCCACCAAGGAGGAGTTGCTCGACCTGATGGTCGACGCGGTCTACGCCGGCGTCCAGCCGACCGGCGACAGCTGGCGAGAAGTGCTGATCTCGCTTGCCGAAACCACCCGGCAGGCGGCACAGCAGCACGAATGGCTCGCCGACCTGCTCGGCGGGCGGCCCCAGCTCGGGCCGAACACGCTCGCCACCGGGGACGCCGTGCTGGCCGCGATGGGCGGCGTCGACCTGGACATCGTCGTGCCGGCAGTCGCCGCGGTCAACGCCTACGTCAACGGCGCGATACGCCGGGAGATCACCGAGCGGCGCGCCGAACGGGCTTCCGGGATGGACAAGCGCCAGTGGCAGACCACCTTCGGGCCCTACCTGCAGCGACTCTTCGCCACCGGCCGGTTCCCCGCACTGGCCGCAGTCGTCCACGACGGCCCGCACCTGGACGCCGACCAGACCTTCCGCGCGGGCCTCGACTTCGTCCTCGACGGCATCGAAGCCCGCGTCTCACGCTGA
- a CDS encoding NAD-dependent epimerase/dehydratase family protein has product MRVLVTGGAGFIGRQVVGNLVEAGHEVRVLDALIPGVHQSDVPPPMPDGVEFVHGDLRDAATVAAALRGIDVVSHQAAMVGRGREILDAPLYVGCNDLGTAILLTEMVSAGLRKLVLASSVVIYGDSRYVCPSHGIVRPHRRSREDLDAGRFEPRCPRCGEEVAGEAVEEHDPLDPPRNVYAVTKLAQEYLVSAWARETDGSVVALRYHNVYGPGMPYESPYSGVASVFRSAVDRGEAPQVYEDGGPKRDFIHVHDIARANMTVLDWDQPGFHPFNVASGEPRTIGELAAALAEATAAPAPRITGRYRIGDVRHIFASPQKLFDEFEWRPSMTFETGVKDFARSPMNH; this is encoded by the coding sequence ATGCGCGTACTGGTCACCGGCGGTGCCGGTTTCATCGGCAGGCAGGTCGTCGGCAACCTGGTCGAGGCCGGCCACGAGGTCCGCGTGCTCGACGCGCTGATCCCCGGCGTCCACCAGTCCGATGTGCCGCCGCCGATGCCGGACGGCGTCGAGTTCGTGCACGGCGACCTGCGTGACGCCGCCACAGTGGCGGCGGCGCTGCGCGGCATCGACGTCGTCAGCCACCAGGCCGCGATGGTCGGCCGTGGCAGGGAGATCCTCGACGCGCCGCTGTACGTCGGCTGCAACGACCTCGGCACAGCGATCCTGCTGACCGAGATGGTCTCGGCCGGGCTGCGCAAGCTCGTGCTCGCCAGCTCGGTCGTGATCTACGGCGACAGCCGCTACGTCTGCCCGTCGCACGGCATCGTCCGTCCTCATCGCCGATCCCGCGAGGACCTGGACGCGGGCCGGTTCGAGCCGCGGTGTCCCCGCTGCGGCGAGGAGGTGGCCGGTGAAGCGGTGGAAGAGCACGACCCGCTCGACCCACCGCGCAACGTCTACGCGGTCACCAAGCTCGCCCAGGAGTACTTGGTGTCCGCGTGGGCGCGCGAAACGGACGGATCGGTCGTGGCACTGCGGTACCACAACGTGTACGGGCCAGGGATGCCTTACGAGAGCCCGTATTCAGGTGTGGCGTCGGTGTTCCGGTCCGCGGTGGACCGCGGCGAGGCACCGCAGGTGTACGAGGACGGCGGACCGAAGCGCGACTTCATCCACGTCCACGACATCGCCCGCGCGAACATGACCGTGCTGGACTGGGACCAGCCGGGCTTCCACCCGTTCAACGTCGCGTCCGGGGAGCCACGCACGATCGGCGAACTGGCGGCGGCTCTCGCCGAGGCGACGGCGGCGCCGGCGCCGCGGATCACCGGCCGCTACCGGATAGGCGACGTCCGGCACATCTTCGCCTCGCCGCAGAAGCTGTTCGACGAGTTCGAGTGGCGGCCGTCGATGACGTTCGAGACAGGGGTGAAGGACTTCGCCCGGTCTCCCATGAACCACTGA
- a CDS encoding WD40 repeat domain-containing serine/threonine protein kinase, with protein sequence MVAGTFNAEPTDLPVFGPYRIEGLLGRGGMGVVHRAYDTVHDRVVALKRLPGSVTDHDYRARFKREARLVAAMDHPNVIPVNDFGEINGDLFIDMALVEGTDLRRALGAGTIDPDRAIRILTQVADALDAAHREGLVHRDVKPSNILIGHDDHAYLADFGIARESSPEATALTRSGDLIGTWDYMAPERLSAGPVDGRSDQYSLACVLFESLTGRQAHPGTDPAAKIAAHLLQPPPAPSVFAPAVTRELDAVVMRGMAKDPARRFATTTELMTAARTAAYAGVTERAAPATADQADLVKAILRSSAPRRTPTQPITAPAPYPGLAGFEERDAELFHGRAHVVTDLLVRLAEQLDGGEPVVLVGASGAGKSSVLHAGLLPTLTDWPHVVLTPGPDPIGLLAAAIAPHAGGDAAALAARIRQQPSDFGSLCAVAHKRMVIVIDQFEELFTHGVPDEERRAFATALANARPALVVLAVRADLVDRCIDLAPLNPAFAAPVLLGAMDANELRRAIVQPARDFGVEIEPGLPERLIADLGVRGESGYEPGALPRMAHALREAWNFREGNTLTLAAYRKAGGIDGAVSRTAEDIHGKLDPPSRETLRAVLLRLVTVSDDGAVARRRVDPREIGGPILDGLIAARLVTVDATGARLSHEALLTAWPRLRDWIDEDRAGLIQHRRFADAVRVWTESGQQDDDLYRGARLATVNAWLEQGRTGLQPTEQEFLHKSNNAEHAGAIAARRRTRRLRTMVAALSVLLVVAVGAVVVATELQQDADHGRQLNLSRQLAAESALARGIDHPRTGLLALGAWQAEHTVESRSAVLGVQSDHFRGRMLGHEGPVTGIAISDDARLAVSGGRDGSLRLWDVPGHRELAVLDEGDGWYRSVSMSADGRLLLAANATGAEVSLWNVPDRKRIFTVPSRAVDGYITPDGTSFTAFTENGVTVWDTAKLTETARFTAPASLAMAQSPDGKLIATTNEKNVEVRRATDGELVATLTGHADDVTGLAFNRASTALATVSQDRHMFLWDTSKWARSLDKETSEPGLNTVTFNPAGTAVVAGGVGTTLHAWDIASGQEMLSLGTGSVTTFGLAMSGDGHTFLSADSAGQITAWAFQRTALGPRDSPMVAVASHGKLFVTAAADGAIRLWDSTTGDQIRRFSHGGTAASAAFSPDGSRVVTVGLDGAAVAWDVATGTEVRRFSRPGTEFTELVFSPDGRTIALAGKSPAGASKDQDRDEIVFIDAGDLTMTGVRPTRKEPRNEEVVEVNYPTSVKYSPDGRHLAVTLSGGKVGLLSTTDTGGPMRILPGHDRLAMETAFTPDGRTLATGGADRMIRLWRVGDGQPVGVLTGHDSPIRRIRFAPDGRTVLTASQDTVLRLWEFPSGQPLARLDRHDDDINDATFDADGTRAISASADGTARIWDLNPDNAVRAICDRIDRAGLAKDWAAIGPDRGGTPVCPG encoded by the coding sequence ATGGTGGCGGGCACATTCAACGCGGAACCCACGGATCTCCCGGTTTTCGGACCGTATCGCATCGAAGGCCTGCTCGGCCGGGGCGGGATGGGCGTGGTCCACCGCGCCTACGACACGGTGCACGACCGCGTCGTCGCACTGAAACGGCTGCCCGGGTCGGTCACCGACCACGACTACCGCGCCCGGTTCAAACGGGAGGCACGGCTGGTCGCGGCGATGGACCACCCGAACGTCATCCCGGTCAACGACTTCGGCGAGATCAACGGCGACCTGTTCATCGACATGGCGCTCGTCGAAGGCACTGACCTGCGGCGCGCACTCGGCGCGGGCACGATCGACCCGGACCGGGCCATCCGGATCCTCACCCAGGTGGCGGACGCGCTGGACGCCGCGCACCGCGAAGGCCTGGTCCACCGGGACGTGAAACCGTCCAACATCCTGATCGGCCACGACGACCACGCCTACCTCGCCGACTTCGGCATCGCACGCGAGTCCTCGCCGGAAGCGACCGCGCTGACCCGCTCCGGTGACCTGATCGGCACGTGGGACTACATGGCGCCGGAACGCCTGTCGGCAGGCCCGGTCGACGGCCGCAGCGACCAGTATTCGCTGGCCTGCGTGTTGTTCGAGAGCTTGACCGGCAGGCAGGCCCACCCGGGGACGGACCCGGCCGCCAAGATCGCCGCGCACCTGCTGCAGCCGCCGCCCGCGCCGTCGGTGTTCGCCCCGGCCGTCACCCGCGAACTCGACGCCGTGGTCATGCGTGGCATGGCCAAGGACCCGGCCCGCAGGTTCGCCACCACCACCGAGCTGATGACGGCCGCGCGAACCGCCGCGTACGCCGGGGTCACCGAACGGGCCGCACCCGCCACCGCGGACCAAGCGGACCTGGTCAAAGCGATCCTGCGGTCCAGCGCGCCGCGCCGTACCCCGACGCAGCCGATCACCGCCCCGGCCCCGTACCCGGGCCTGGCCGGGTTCGAGGAACGAGACGCCGAGCTGTTCCACGGCCGTGCGCACGTCGTGACGGATCTGTTGGTACGGCTGGCCGAGCAACTCGACGGCGGCGAACCCGTCGTGCTCGTCGGGGCGTCCGGCGCGGGCAAGTCGTCGGTGCTGCACGCCGGTCTGCTGCCCACGCTGACCGACTGGCCACACGTCGTCCTCACGCCGGGCCCTGACCCGATCGGTCTGCTGGCCGCCGCGATCGCCCCGCACGCCGGTGGTGACGCCGCCGCTCTGGCCGCGCGGATCAGGCAGCAGCCGTCCGATTTCGGTTCCCTGTGCGCCGTCGCCCACAAGCGCATGGTGATCGTGATCGACCAGTTCGAGGAACTGTTCACCCACGGCGTGCCGGACGAGGAGCGCCGCGCGTTCGCCACCGCGCTTGCCAACGCGCGGCCGGCCTTGGTCGTGCTGGCTGTCCGGGCGGACCTGGTCGACCGGTGCATCGACCTGGCGCCGTTGAATCCCGCGTTCGCCGCGCCGGTGCTGCTCGGCGCGATGGACGCGAACGAGCTGCGCCGTGCGATCGTGCAACCTGCGCGGGACTTCGGCGTGGAGATCGAACCCGGCCTGCCGGAACGGTTGATCGCCGACCTCGGGGTGCGCGGCGAATCCGGCTACGAGCCGGGCGCGCTGCCCAGGATGGCCCACGCACTGCGGGAAGCGTGGAACTTCCGCGAAGGCAACACGTTGACGCTCGCCGCGTATCGCAAGGCGGGCGGGATCGACGGCGCGGTGTCCCGTACCGCCGAGGACATCCACGGCAAGCTCGATCCGCCGAGCCGGGAGACCCTGCGCGCGGTGTTGCTGCGGTTGGTGACCGTGTCCGACGACGGCGCGGTCGCCCGGCGCCGGGTCGACCCGCGTGAGATCGGCGGGCCGATCCTGGACGGCCTGATCGCCGCGCGCCTGGTCACCGTCGACGCGACCGGGGCCCGGCTCAGCCACGAAGCGCTGCTCACGGCGTGGCCGCGGCTGCGGGACTGGATCGACGAGGACCGTGCCGGGCTGATCCAGCACCGCAGGTTCGCCGACGCGGTGCGTGTCTGGACCGAATCGGGCCAGCAGGACGACGACCTGTACCGCGGTGCCCGGCTCGCGACCGTCAACGCCTGGCTCGAACAGGGCCGGACCGGGCTGCAACCGACGGAACAGGAGTTCCTGCACAAGTCGAACAACGCCGAACACGCGGGCGCGATCGCCGCGCGCAGGCGCACCCGGCGGCTGCGCACCATGGTCGCCGCGCTGAGCGTGCTGCTCGTGGTGGCGGTCGGCGCGGTCGTGGTCGCGACTGAACTGCAGCAGGACGCCGACCACGGCCGTCAGCTGAACCTGTCACGGCAACTGGCCGCCGAGTCCGCACTGGCCAGGGGGATCGACCACCCCCGGACGGGGCTGCTGGCGCTGGGTGCGTGGCAGGCCGAGCACACGGTGGAGAGCCGCAGCGCTGTCCTGGGCGTGCAGTCCGATCACTTCCGGGGACGGATGCTCGGCCATGAGGGGCCGGTGACGGGAATCGCGATCAGCGACGACGCCAGACTAGCCGTGAGCGGCGGGCGGGACGGCTCGCTGCGGCTGTGGGACGTGCCGGGCCACCGTGAACTGGCTGTGCTGGACGAAGGCGACGGCTGGTACCGCTCGGTGTCGATGTCCGCGGACGGCCGGTTGCTCCTGGCGGCCAACGCGACAGGCGCCGAGGTGTCACTGTGGAACGTGCCGGATCGCAAGCGGATCTTCACCGTGCCCAGCCGCGCGGTGGACGGGTACATCACGCCGGACGGGACGTCCTTCACCGCGTTCACCGAAAACGGCGTCACGGTGTGGGACACGGCCAAGCTCACCGAGACCGCGCGGTTCACCGCGCCCGCGTCGCTCGCGATGGCGCAGAGCCCGGACGGGAAGCTCATCGCGACGACCAACGAGAAGAACGTCGAGGTGCGGCGCGCGACCGACGGCGAGCTGGTGGCGACGCTCACCGGCCACGCCGACGACGTCACCGGACTGGCGTTCAACCGGGCATCGACCGCGCTCGCCACGGTGTCGCAGGACCGGCACATGTTCCTGTGGGACACATCGAAGTGGGCCCGGTCGCTGGACAAGGAAACATCCGAGCCGGGGCTGAACACGGTCACCTTCAACCCGGCGGGGACGGCTGTCGTCGCGGGCGGGGTCGGCACGACGCTGCACGCGTGGGACATCGCGTCCGGGCAGGAGATGCTGAGCCTGGGCACCGGCTCGGTCACCACGTTCGGGCTGGCGATGAGCGGCGACGGGCACACGTTCCTCAGCGCCGACTCCGCCGGTCAGATCACCGCGTGGGCGTTCCAGCGGACCGCGCTGGGACCGCGTGACAGCCCGATGGTCGCGGTCGCGTCCCACGGGAAGCTGTTCGTGACCGCTGCCGCGGACGGAGCGATCCGGTTGTGGGACAGCACGACCGGCGACCAGATCAGGCGTTTCTCGCACGGTGGGACGGCAGCGTCCGCCGCGTTCAGCCCGGACGGATCACGTGTGGTCACAGTGGGCCTGGACGGCGCCGCGGTCGCGTGGGACGTGGCGACCGGCACGGAGGTACGCCGGTTCTCCCGTCCTGGAACGGAATTCACCGAGCTGGTGTTCAGCCCGGACGGCAGGACCATCGCGCTCGCGGGCAAGAGCCCGGCAGGTGCGAGCAAGGACCAGGACCGCGACGAGATCGTCTTCATCGACGCAGGCGACCTGACGATGACCGGCGTCCGGCCGACCAGGAAGGAACCGCGCAACGAGGAAGTCGTCGAGGTGAACTACCCGACTTCGGTGAAGTACAGCCCCGACGGCAGGCATCTGGCGGTGACGCTGTCCGGCGGAAAGGTGGGCTTGCTGTCCACAACGGACACTGGCGGTCCGATGAGGATCCTGCCGGGCCACGACAGGCTGGCGATGGAGACGGCGTTCACGCCGGACGGCCGGACCCTGGCCACCGGTGGCGCGGACCGGATGATCAGGCTGTGGCGTGTCGGCGACGGCCAGCCCGTGGGCGTGCTGACCGGGCACGACTCGCCGATCCGCCGGATCCGGTTCGCGCCGGACGGCAGGACGGTCCTGACCGCGAGCCAGGACACCGTGCTGCGCCTCTGGGAATTCCCCAGCGGTCAGCCCCTGGCACGACTGGACAGGCACGACGACGACATCAACGACGCCACGTTCGACGCGGACGGCACACGCGCGATCAGCGCGTCGGCCGACGGCACCGCGCGGATCTGGGACCTCAACCCGGACAACGCCGTCCGCGCGATCTGCGACCGCATCGACCGGGCCGGGCTCGCCAAGGACTGGGCCGCGATCGGACCCGACCGCGGCGGCACACCGGTGTGCCCCGGCTAA